The genomic stretch AATCCGGTGGTGAAGAAGCAATGGTCGACGGCCATGGCGAGGGCTGTGGGGGTGATCCCGCGGCCGGCCAGGGAACCGTCGATCCAGTATCCGACCTGGGCGGAACGGGCAGATCCCCACACGATGGCGCCCACGGTCAGCTGCCCCGCGAAGCGCCCCTCGTACGTGACCACCCACGGCAGCGCCAGCCCTTGCCTGGCCTCGCGCCGCAGGGTGCCGACCATAGAGATGTAGGGGCCGAGCCCGGTCCTGAACAGCGGTGTCTCAGGATTGCTCGGCTCCCAAGGGCGCAGCCAGTCCGCATTGCGCAGCCTGGTCTCACGCCACACGCGTACGTCGCTCAGCCGCAGCGGCCGGAGGCCTACCGGGCCTTCGTTGAGGGCCACCGGCCAGCCACGAAGTCGATCCACATCTCTCATCATCCCCCCATCGGGCATGATGCCGCCACGCGCGTTTCCGAATCCCCGTCAGCGTGGGTGATCGCCGCCCCGGATCTGGTCGACCGCGTGCCGCAGGATCGGGGCGAGTACGGCCACGCCATCGCGTACGCCACCGGATGATCCGGGCAAATTCACGATCAACGTGTCGCCTGCCTGCCCAGCCAGTCCGCGGGACAGGACGGATGCCGGCACCTTGTCCCGGTTCGCCATCCTGATCGCTTCGGCGATGCCGGGAATTTCGCGGGAAATCACCCGGGCGGTCACTTCCGGCGTCAGGTCCATCGGCGTCAGTCCGGTGCCCCCGGTGGTCACGATGACGTCGTAGCCGTCCGCCAGCCCCTTGCGCAGCGCCGCCTCGACCGGCTCGCCGTCCGGCACCACCAGTGGGCCGTCGACGGTCTCGCACCCGGCGTCGTCGCGGAGCAGCTCGACCAGCAACGGTCCTGATTTATCCGCATAAACCCCGGCGGACGCCCGGTTCGACACGGTGATCACCAGTGCCCGCATCAGCCCTCCGGCTCCCTCGTCCAGCGGCCGGTCTTCCCGCCGAGCTTCTCCTCCACCCGCACATCGGTGATCACCGCGGCCGGATCCACTGCCTTGACCATGTCGATCAGGGCGAGCGCCGCCACCGAGACCGCCGTCAGCGCCTCCATCTCCACACCGGTGCGGTCGGCCGTCTTCACCCGGCAGGTGATCGCCACGCCCCAGTCCTCGACGTCCAGCGTGACCTTCACCCCGTGCAACGCGATCGGATGGCAGAGCGGGATCAGGTCGGGCGTACGCTTCGCCCCCATGATCCCCGCGATGCGCGCCACCCCGAGCGCGTCGCCCTTGGGCACCTCCCCCGACCGCAGCAGCGCGACCACCTCGGCCGAC from Nonomuraea polychroma encodes the following:
- the moaC gene encoding cyclic pyranopterin monophosphate synthase MoaC, which produces MSELTHIDETGAARMVDVSAKDVSARSAVATGRVLLSAEVVALLRSGEVPKGDALGVARIAGIMGAKRTPDLIPLCHPIALHGVKVTLDVEDWGVAITCRVKTADRTGVEMEALTAVSVAALALIDMVKAVDPAAVITDVRVEEKLGGKTGRWTREPEG
- a CDS encoding MogA/MoaB family molybdenum cofactor biosynthesis protein translates to MRALVITVSNRASAGVYADKSGPLLVELLRDDAGCETVDGPLVVPDGEPVEAALRKGLADGYDVIVTTGGTGLTPMDLTPEVTARVISREIPGIAEAIRMANRDKVPASVLSRGLAGQAGDTLIVNLPGSSGGVRDGVAVLAPILRHAVDQIRGGDHPR
- a CDS encoding GNAT family N-acetyltransferase; the protein is MRDVDRLRGWPVALNEGPVGLRPLRLSDVRVWRETRLRNADWLRPWEPSNPETPLFRTGLGPYISMVGTLRREARQGLALPWVVTYEGRFAGQLTVGAIVWGSARSAQVGYWIDGSLAGRGITPTALAMAVDHCFFTTGLHRLEANIRPENQASRRVVEKLGFREEGIRRRQLHIDGAWRDHICYALTVEDVPGGLLVQWRRARESAARGGSPVEEV